The stretch of DNA GGCCGACCGGTCGACGGCGCGACGGGCACCACGTACCGGCTCGGGCTCGACGACGTCGGCAGCGCCGTGGCGCTCCAGGTGGTCGGGCGGGTCGACGGACAGCAGCCCGTGACCACCACGTCGGCCGCGCGCACCGTCGCTCCCGCCGCCCTGACCGCCCGCACCGCGCCGACCGTCACCGGCACCGCCCGACCCGGCTCGACGCTCACGGCCTCGCCCGGCACGTGGGACGCCGGCGACCCCACGACCGGCGCGACGTCGTTCGGGTACCAGTGGCTGCGGTCGGGCAGGGCTGTCGCCGGGGCGACCAAGCCGACGTACCGCGCCGGTACCGCCGACCTCGGACGTCCGCTCACGGTCCGGGTCACCGCCACACGGCCCGGGCACGCCACCGCGTCGCGCACGTCGGCGTCGCGCACCGTCAAGGCGCAGCCCACCCTGGCCGTCACCAGCACCGGAGGTCGTGGGACGGCGACCTTCACCGTCGTGGTGCGCGCCGCCGGCGCCACCCCCACGGGGACCGTGCGCGTCCGGCTCGGCTCGCGCACCCTGCGCAGCGCGACCCTGACCACGTACCGCGGGGCCCGCCGCGCCGTCGTCACGGTGACCCGGCAGGCCAAGGGCGCGCGCACCTACACGGTGGAGTACCGGGGCGACGCGAAGGTCGAGGCGCGCTCGACCCACCGTCGGGTCACCGTGCGCTGACGACGGACGGGCGTCCCACGGACCCTGGGCCGGTGGGGTTTTCGTGGGCGGGCGGCGGGTACCATGGGGAGTTCGCAGAACGACCCACGAGAGCCGAGGAGAGGCGTGTCCTCCGAGCAGCAGGCCGCCGCAGAGATCGCAGCGGAGCAGGCGTACGTCGACGTCGTCTACGGTCGCCTCGACGAGTCCACCAAGGTGGCGCAGTCGCTCGTCACCGAGGGCTTCGCCCGCGGGCACGTCGGCAACGAGGGCGGTCTGGTCGAGCGCGACGCGATGGTCTTCCAGGCCACCCGCCGCCTGTCGGCGCTCAACGCCGCGCACGACGGGCTCGTGTTCGGCCGGCTCGACCTGCAGGGCGGCGAGGCCCGGTACATCGGCCGGATCGGTGTCCGCGACGCCGAACGCGAGATCCTGCTCGTCGACTGGCGTGCGCCGGCGGCGGCGTTGTTCTACCAGGCCACCGCCCAGGACCCCACCGGCGTCGTCCGACGTCGCGTCCTGCGCAGCTCGGGCAAGACCGTCGTCGGGGTCGAGGACGACCTGCTCGACGCGGAGAACGCCCCCGAGGACATGGTCGTCGTCGGCGAGGGCGCGCTGCTCGCCAGCCTCTCGCGGGCCCGCGACAGCACCATGCACTCCGTCGTCGCCACGATCCAGAAGGAGCAGGACGAGGCCATCCGCGCTCCCAGCCGCGGCGCGACGATCATCGGCGGCGGCCCCGGCACCGGCAAGACCGTCGTGGCGCTGCACCGTGCGGCCTACCTGCTGTACACCGACCGCCGACGCTTCGAGTCCGGTGGCGTGCTCGTCGTCGGCCCGTCGTCGGTGTTCATGAGCTACATCGAGCGGGTGCTGCCGAGCCTCGGCGAGACCGCGGTGACGCTGCGCTCGCTCGGCGAGGTCGTCGACGGCGTCGGCGCGCGTGAGCACGACGAGCCGGTCGCCGCCGCGGCCAAGGGCTCGTCGCGCATGCTGCCCGTGCTCCGGCGCCTGGCCACCTCGCCGCAGCCCGGCGAGCCGACGTCGTTCCGCTACTTCTACAAGGACGACGTGCTCGTCCTCGACGCCAAGAAGCTCGCGAACATCCGCCGAGGGCTGCTCTCGAACCTGCCCCGCAACCGCGCCTACCCGAAGGCGCCGGCTGCCGTGGCGCGGGCGCTGTGGCAGCAGGTGTCGGGCGAGCGGGCGCTCGAGAAGGGCGAGGAGGGCTTCCTCGACGAGCTCACCACCGACCACCGGTACGTCGACTTCGTCGAGGCGTGGTGGCCGCCGGTCGACGCCGTCGAGCTCTGGCGCACCCTGCCCAAGCGGGTCGGCGAGCTCGCCAACGGCGCCTTCTCCCGCGAGGAGCTCGACGCGATGGTGACGTCGTGGTCCTCTGGCGTCCCCGCCATCGAGGACGTCCCCCTCATCGACGAGCTGCGCTACCTGCTGGGCGAGGTGCCGCCCGACGACGAGCGCGACGACGACGTGCCGCGCCAGCTGATGAGCTTCGAGCGACGTGAGCGCGAGGTCGAGAACGAGCTGCGCTCCACCACGAGCATCGACGACGACGGGTACGCGCACGTGCTGGTCGACGAGGCGCAGGACCTCTCGCCGATGCAGTGGCGCATGCTCGGGCGCCGCGGTCGCTACGCCAGCTGGACGATCGTCGGCGACCTCGCGCAGTCGTCGTGGCCGCACGCCGACGAGGCCGAGCAGGCCCGCGTGGCGGCGCTGGAGGGCAAGGTCGAGCACCGGTTCCGGCTCTCGACGAACTACCGCAACTC from Aeromicrobium erythreum encodes:
- a CDS encoding HelD family protein, producing the protein MSSEQQAAAEIAAEQAYVDVVYGRLDESTKVAQSLVTEGFARGHVGNEGGLVERDAMVFQATRRLSALNAAHDGLVFGRLDLQGGEARYIGRIGVRDAEREILLVDWRAPAAALFYQATAQDPTGVVRRRVLRSSGKTVVGVEDDLLDAENAPEDMVVVGEGALLASLSRARDSTMHSVVATIQKEQDEAIRAPSRGATIIGGGPGTGKTVVALHRAAYLLYTDRRRFESGGVLVVGPSSVFMSYIERVLPSLGETAVTLRSLGEVVDGVGAREHDEPVAAAAKGSSRMLPVLRRLATSPQPGEPTSFRYFYKDDVLVLDAKKLANIRRGLLSNLPRNRAYPKAPAAVARALWQQVSGERALEKGEEGFLDELTTDHRYVDFVEAWWPPVDAVELWRTLPKRVGELANGAFSREELDAMVTSWSSGVPAIEDVPLIDELRYLLGEVPPDDERDDDVPRQLMSFERREREVENELRSTTSIDDDGYAHVLVDEAQDLSPMQWRMLGRRGRYASWTIVGDLAQSSWPHADEAEQARVAALEGKVEHRFRLSTNYRNSAEIYDLAADVAQVAIPGADLAEAVRRTGEAPRHEWVADAALLDAVEAEADTMLERVEGTVAVVAARADLPRLRARLADRLAAHDRLRVLDGLDTKGLEFDAVVVVEPDAIIAESEAGWRTFYVVLTRATQLLTTVGTTQTWLSRVS